Proteins encoded by one window of Rutidosis leptorrhynchoides isolate AG116_Rl617_1_P2 chromosome 7, CSIRO_AGI_Rlap_v1, whole genome shotgun sequence:
- the LOC139859651 gene encoding uncharacterized protein, whose translation MEFEKGNASSVVMMREYRKGNWTLEETMVLIEAKRLDEQRRMHKNNTGTHSNAQSTTIIRPSGGELKWKWIEEHCWKNGCFRSQNQCNDKWDNLMRDFKKIREFERRILKINSNDHNHDLDEQQQPQQMSNNSYWKMDKIERKNNNLPSNMLPQIYHTLAHILEAKMDTSSIFPTVAFHPSNTIPPPQPPVQPLAYEESSTKRRRPSDDERSISEEISASSSVLIEAIKGYEIREEARHKELYSLLQKRYEVEESKIELERQGFKEIVDAINNLSNSILAFTSQRNQL comes from the exons AATGCATCATCAGTTGTGATGATGAGGGAGTACAGAAAAGGCAATTGGACACTTGAAGAAACAATGGTTTTGATTGAAGCCAAAAGGTTAGATGAACAAAGAAGAATGCATAAGAACAACACTGGTACACATTCTAATGCACAAAGTACAACCATCATAAGACCTAGTGGTGGTGAACTTAAGTGGAAATGGATAGAAGAACATTGTTGGAAAAATGGTTGTTTCAGAAGCCAAAATCAGTGCAATGATAAGTGGGATAATTTAATGAGAGATTTCAAGAAAATAAGAGAATTTGAAAGAAGAATATTAAAGATTAATAGTAATGATCATAATCATGATCTTGatgaacaacaacaaccacaacaaatgaGTAACAATTCTTATTGGAAGATGGATAAGATTGAGAGGAAAAATAATAACTTGCCATCAAATATGTTGCCACAAATTTATCATACTTTGGCTCATATACTTGAGGCTAAGATGGATACTAGTTCAATTTTTCCTACCGTCGCTTTCCACCCTAGTAACACCATACCACCACCGCAGCCGCCGGTCCAACCACTGGCTTATGAAG AGTCATCAACAAAAAGAAGAAGGCCAAGTGATGATGAAAGAAGCATATCGGAAGAAATAAGTGCAAGTTCAAGTGTGTTGATTGAAGCCATTAAAGGGTATGAAATTAGAGAAGAAGCAAGGCATAAAGAGTTGTACAGTCTGCTTCAAAAGAGGTACGAGGTTGAAGAATCAAAGATCGAATTGGAGAGACAAGGTTTTAAAGAAATAGTGGATGCTATCAATAATCTTTCTAATTCTATCCTTGCTTTCACTTCCCAAAGGAATCAACTCTAA